Below is a genomic region from Kryptolebias marmoratus isolate JLee-2015 linkage group LG12, ASM164957v2, whole genome shotgun sequence.
AGGTTGGAGTATTCTTTGAGTGTCTGAACTCACTCTGGTTACTCTTTTATCCTAAAACTGAGCAAACTGTGCCACCTAGTGGCAACGAAGTAGACCATCTCACAGAACCTCTGacatactgtttaaaaaaaactataagaGTAAAAGCTTTTTGTGACTAATTGTtactctttctgttttgtctctttaatcGCAGGATGCTAATCCCCCTGTTTGATGAAGACACCGGTCTGCTCCTACTTGCTGGCATTGTAAGCTGTTAATctataacttttgttttgttctgtcagATCAAATCACTTAGTAATGACTTACATATTGAATCCTTAGTACTGTGCAGAGGTCATTAAACATCATTTatttctcctttgtttttttcctccaaggatccagactttcttgtaatcttttaaagtggtcttaatTAATATTTCTTCCAATTTTCTTTGGTCTTTGGTTGCTTCACTGTTTCTGTCCATCACCTGACCATCTTtagaagaatattttatttatatttattttattttttattttaagagatTGCAAGAAAGTCTGATtccttgaaagcaaaatataaagaaattaggagtggtttaaaatatttgcacagCGCTGCATGTTGtatctgttctttattttacaggTCAAACTGTACTATTGGATTACATTTGACTTCTTAGTTGATCATTATCTTGTTGTGACAAATTGACTTGATATAACTTTGagttaatgatgtttttttcttttcttttagggAGACACTGGGATTGATTGTTTTGAAATCTCCTCCTCTGAGCCTTTCCTATCTCAAGGTGAAACTAGGATTTTTATCTGTCTACTCAGAGATTACTACAGCCTCCTTTATAGTAttgattgtctttcttttttagtgaGCCACTGTCTAACTGATGCGTCGACACGAGGGGTTGCCATGGTACCCAAGCTGGCGCTGGATGTCATGTCCTGTGAAGTGATGCGTGTTCTTCAGCTGACGGACAGCTGCATCGTTCCAGTCAGCTACCAAGTCCCTCGTAAGGTAGATGAGCCCACACATTCAGTAGACTCGTGATTCGCTTCTTGTTGTGGTTTTCTTAATCAATACACTTGTCCCCTGTGACCCGTTGTCCTCCAGCATTCAGGCCAGGAGTTTCATGAAGACCTTTACCCAGACACACTGGGCTCAACTCCAGCAATGTCTGCTGAGGAGTGGTGGAAGGGAGGGAACAAACAGGTAACAGACCCCCGCCCTCACAACAAGTTACTCCAGTCTGTACAGCACAGACAGATAAAACAAGAAGCTCCGTTTGTCCTCAGGTGGAGAAAGTCAGCCTCCATCCAGACAAACGGCCCAAACCACcaacaaaacagacagcagGCAAGAAGGACATGGCCAGTTCAGGGAGCAAAGAGGTGAGAGAcaagtttaaaattattattgatattttaggcagttttttgtttttaatttaagagaCTTGACAATCCCCCTTCTGCTTTTCCAGGATCAGCCTCGTGGCTGCTCCACCTCCAGCAGTCCTCTGAGCacccccagcagcagcagcagcgccgcCCCGTCCCGCTCACCTTCTACCACCTCCGGTCTCTCCTCAGGCTTCGTCCCCAGTCCAAGTCCCAGCCAGAGCACCAAGGCTATCCAAAGCTTGCTTggtagaaacacacacacctgagacacaaatacaaatacaaataaaattttgtttttacttgtttttgttttgtttgttttttccccaggGCCATCGTCTAAGTTTCGACACATCCAGGGTGTAGTGATGCACCGGGACACACACATCACCAACATCCGCAACCTCAACCTGACTACACCTGGCGAGTGTGACGGCTTCTGTGTCAACCGTCAGCGTGTGGCCGTGCCGCTCTCCATCTCTGGAGGCCAGATCGCTGTGCTTGAGGTATATCAGCTGCTTGGGGGAAAAGAAATCAGGGTTTTAAATAAGTGAAACTGTAGTTGgtctttttctctcctgcaCTTTACTGCTTTTGTATGAATTTATGATTCTTCTTGTCAGCGCTCTGAGCCGGGCAGACTTCCAGAAACGGCCTTTCCCACCATCCAGAACTCTGTAAATGTGGCCGACTTTTCTTGGGACCCTTttgacacacacagacttgCTGTGGGTGAGTTGATTCAAATTTTATAACAAACAAGCCCTAGATGTTTTTTAAGTATTCAGGGGAACATTTCCTATTCTCAAAGCCAAATTTTATACttcttgtagttttatttaagcCTCATTAATCACTAATTATCTCTTTTTTATGTATGTGATGGAGtgtgtatttaaaatgtgtgtgtccCTATTTAGCTGGTGATGATGCTAAGATCCGGGTGTGGAGGGTACCAAAAGGTGGACTGAAAGAGACCATTACTGAGCCTGAGCTCATCTTGCAAGGTAGGAGGAAAAACATGAGGAACAAAGTaaaatttgtctgtttgcagtGATGCTGTTTCTGAATTCAATTCAGTTTCAAATGTTATGTTATGGTAAAGAATTCAAGTAATTAAAAAAGGGTGTGAAATTATTGCGAGAGCAAGACTTAGCTCGGTGAGCATGACCCTTCAGGGGCCCCGTAGGACGGCGATTATCACAGTGAAGTTGACTGACAGCTGCCATGACTCCTTCTAGGCCACACAGAGAAGATCTACTCCATCAAGTTTCACCCTCTGGCCAGTGGAATCCTGGTCTCTTCATCCTACGATTTCACTGTCAGACTGTGGAACCTGGAGAGTGGAGAACAGGTCAAAGTCCTCACCGGACACGAGGACCAGGTGGGTGACCAAGAACCAGGAAAGACCACAAACAACTTGAATTTAACGCAGAAAAACTGTGAAATCCTTGCTAACTCTTCAGAAGTTGTTTTATGCGGTTTGTGATTAAACAAATTGGTCATGAGAATATATTTGCCTAAAGTTCAATagtttcatcttattttttttgtttgtttcttcttgttgtttatgttcagGTGTTCGGCATGGCATGGAGCCCAGATGGCAAGCTGCTGGCCACCGTTTGCAAAGATGGAAAAGTTCGCATCTATGACCCTCGCAAGTCCACTGCACCTCTACAAGTACGTAAAATAACACACTGTACAAAGTAATGAGACTTGTCTTTTGGTTTATAGgctaaaaatggtttaaaaagacTAACCACAGCTTTTaggaataaacaataaaaaactgatttctttAATAATTAGATTCATTTAAAGGACTATTTTTGCATTAATGTAAATCAAAGATTAATCTAAAAAAGGTATTGCATATATTTCTCTatatataatcatttttttgaATCCAGGAGGGCCCAGGTCCAGAGGGCCACAGAGGGGCTCGTGTTGTGTGGGTGTGCGATGGCAAATACCTTCTGGTGTCTGGATTTGACAGGTGCTACAAATTACGAACATATTTGGTGCAAAGCAACGATTAAAGCAAGCAGAAATGAACTTTGGCTGACTATTCTGGCAGTATTGAGACCttccttaaaaaaaaggctttctttTATAATTACACATAAATCAGGACCAGTTTGCTCATTTCCTGCTAATTTCTTTTGCTGGTAATCCATTCAGAAGAAACCCTGACCACTGATCCTTTTTGTCCTTCAGTCGCAGTGAAAGGGGACTCTATCTGTACCCTTCTGACTCCGTAGCCTCTGGACCCTTAGCCAGCACTTCTGTGAACGTCTCCCCCTCCACTCTTATTCCTTTCTACGATCCTGATACCAGCGTTGCATTTCTCACTGGAAAAGTAAGAACATGAGTGAAACTCTACAGCCGACGCTTGACAAGTTGTATTAAACAAAAGATGAATATAAACtgggatttttctgtttttcagggtGACACCAGAGTGTACATTTACGAGCTGGTTCCTGAAGAACCGTACTTTATTGAATGCAGCAGTTTCAACTCTCCAGAGCCTCATAAGGTACTTTTATCTGATGGGTTTTGATACATCTGATTACTCCAATGTGCTTCATGAATGATTAAACTGTTAATCAGATAATGACTAATTCTGCCTGCAGGGGATGGTCTTTCTGCCTAAAACAGAGTGCAACGTGCGTGATGTGGAGATCGCTGTGGGACTGATGCTCACCAAGACGACCATAGAGCCGGTGGCCTTCAGAGTGCCCCGGGTCAAAGTGAGCCACCTGCATCGCACATGACAACACTCTGCTTTTCCCCTCCTGTTGTTTGTATCTGATAAGCAAAATCTGTTTCCACTTTGGGTTTTCAGAAAGAGTTCTTCCAGGATGATGTGTACATTGACACAGTGGTGTGGTGGGAACCTGCGCTCACCGCATCAGCCTGGCTCTCCGGCTCCAACGGCCAGCACAAAAAGATGAGCCTGAAGCCCAAAGACATGACACCAGGTGCAACAGCACGGCTCTAACTCTTTATCGAGATGCTTCCTTTACAGTCTGCATGCCGGCACTGAACATGTCCCGGTACATTTGAGTGTTTcgttcagtgtgtgtttttattttcctccagtGAGTGAGGCCCCCAAAGAAGCTCCAGTGAGGAAGTACCTGCCTTCGTCTGTTTACCTGGAagaaaaaactgatgaacagaaaaaagaggAGGTGAGTAGAAGGTTGTTTTCTGTAGTCATTCAGAACATCCATTCAGTTCATCTTCTTTTACATATTGAGCCAAAGTTACAAAGCATGTACACAAGTAAAATGATATCTGGTATAGGGGTGTGTTTGCCTGATATCTGAACACTAAATATGTGTCTGTGGGATTTAGCTGCTGAGTGCCATGGTGGCCAAGTTGGGGAACTTGGACGACCCGCTGCCTCAGGAGGCCTTCGAGGGTGTTGATGAAGATGAGTGGGTGAGTGAACATATGCCAGGTTTCTACACAGTTCTGAAAAGGATGGAGTtaggttttagtatttttatgaCTGGGTAGACATTGAAAAACGGGTTTATAGAGTATGgacaacatgttttgtttagttttgttttttcttttctctattTTTAGAAAGATATCAATCAGAATTTCAAAAAAATGAACTTGCTCACACATCAGTTTATATTGAAAAAGACCCTTTATTAAGACCATAAACTTATTAGGAATTCTTTCAGAAATGGTTTAcccagttttttcttttttgttttaatttttttaagatttaaagcATAATAAAATGCTGACCACTGTTCAAACATTCACTATAAACTTACAGGGAAGGGACTCAGCATATATTAAAGGTTTCTTTGTAAGTGTACTTCACTTTTCCTCACTTTGGTCTCCCTGTCTTTCAGGATGATTAAAGAAGTCGTCTTCTGGCCTTTGGTTCAGTTATGGTGCTGACAGCAAAGAGGAGCTTAGGAATTAATTTGACGTTCCTTTGTTGAGCAAGTCTCTCAGATATCTTCTAATCTTCTGCAGCCAACTGAACACAAAATAATATTGCACATTGTGAAAAATATTAACACCAACACAATGTAACACCCTCTGGTTTTAGTCTTGTATCTGTAAGGTATTAGAAAATCAGACTTCACTTTAATTCATGTTgactttaacataaaaatttgcttttttgtagGTCAGATCTGAATGGATCACACAATGTCActgtataagaaaaaaaaaacatcatgacaATATTGAGAGTGTAAATCAAGACTATCTCAGTTATAATTCTGATAATCCGCAAATCAAAATCAGTTTAATGTGAACAAAGTGAAAGCAATCACAGTAATAATACTTCCGTTTTTgacacaaacccacacataaCTGGATGAGAATTTTAACGTAGCTTCTTATGTTTTCTGTGGTAATGATTTGATAATAAACACTGAGGTATTCTGCTATAAAGGAAAGACTGTCTGTGTTTAGGTATGCTATAATCATAAGATTTCTGTGTACAAAGTTGTTAGATGTTAATGTTTACCTCTTCAGTGCTTGGATGTTGTACTGGCCAGTCATAAGAATGGGTTCACAGTTAATTATTTGAATGATTTGATCTCATGCAGCTGCATAAAACACAACTTTGTCTTCCAGTTTGgtcagagaaaacacacaggGTAACTGTAACAGGTTTCAACTTCAGGTGCAAAAACCCCTCTAATGATACAACAGGGTCGTCAGTGTTCATGTTTGACCATAAACTAGAGTTTCTAAAGTCG
It encodes:
- the LOC108247640 gene encoding coronin-7 isoform X3 — protein: MNRFKTSKFKNTTPKIAKKDEWINNVHAGSFSSQGNHIKASSKLVAFNTDQAGGGLLGLTSVLPGSNDQWIVAQISCHSDLVTDMDFSPFNESLMVTCSADETVKLWRLCDPEQEQSGSPELTLHPGQGRVELVHFHPTSSGLLAIGTAKSPLIWDTSRQDAPLAALEQHSDLLQSLSWKQDGSLLASSCKDKMLRVFDPRAQLTPVQSAKSLQNNKDSRILWAKDDQLVTTGFDMMRSREVRLWDSRKLSSSISTVSLGTSSGMLIPLFDEDTGLLLLAGIGDTGIDCFEISSSEPFLSQVSHCLTDASTRGVAMVPKLALDVMSCEVMRVLQLTDSCIVPVSYQVPRKHSGQEFHEDLYPDTLGSTPAMSAEEWWKGGNKQVEKVSLHPDKRPKPPTKQTAGKKDMASSGSKEDQPRGCSTSSSPLSTPSSSSSAAPSRSPSTTSGLSSGFVPSPSPSQSTKAIQSLLGPSSKFRHIQGVVMHRDTHITNIRNLNLTTPGECDGFCVNRQRVAVPLSISGGQIAVLERSEPGRLPETAFPTIQNSVNVADFSWDPFDTHRLAVAGDDAKIRVWRVPKGGLKETITEPELILQGHTEKIYSIKFHPLASGILVSSSYDFTVRLWNLESGEQVKVLTGHEDQVFGMAWSPDGKLLATVCKDGKVRIYDPRKSTAPLQEGPGPEGHRGARVVWVCDGKYLLVSGFDSRSERGLYLYPSDSVASGPLASTSVNVSPSTLIPFYDPDTSVAFLTGKGDTRVYIYELVPEEPYFIECSSFNSPEPHKGMVFLPKTECNVRDVEIAVGLMLTKTTIEPVAFRVPRVKKEFFQDDVYIDTVVWWEPALTASAWLSGSNGQHKKMSLKPKDMTPVSEAPKEAPVRKYLPSSVYLEEKTDEQKKEELLSAMVAKLGNLDDPLPQEAFEGVDEDEWAKYLAQIIVMGAQVVGRAFARALQQEFAASQAAARARGRTGQQSAAASSISGMSLQEAQQILNISTLSPEDIQKNYDHLFKVNDKSVGGSFYLQSKVVRAKERLEEELNIQTEEEKQQSQQNTETK
- the LOC108247640 gene encoding coronin-7 isoform X1 produces the protein MNRFKTSKFKNTTPKIAKKDEWINNVHAGSFSSQGNHIKASSKLVAFNTDQAGGGLLGLTSVLPGSNDQWIVAQISCHSDLVTDMDFSPFNESLMVTCSADETVKLWRLCDPEQEQSGSPELTLHPGQGRVELVHFHPTSSGLLAIGTAKSPLIWDTSRQDAPLAALEQHSDLLQSLSWKQDGSLLASSCKDKMLRVFDPRAQLTPVQSAKSLQNNKDSRILWAKDDQLVTTGFDMMRSREVRLWDSRKLSSSISTVSLGTSSGMLIPLFDEDTGLLLLAGIGDTGIDCFEISSSEPFLSQVSHCLTDASTRGVAMVPKLALDVMSCEVMRVLQLTDSCIVPVSYQVPRKHSGQEFHEDLYPDTLGSTPAMSAEEWWKGGNKQVEKVSLHPDKRPKPPTKQTAGKKDMASSGSKEDQPRGCSTSSSPLSTPSSSSSAAPSRSPSTTSGLSSGFVPSPSPSQSTKAIQSLLGPSSKFRHIQGVVMHRDTHITNIRNLNLTTPGECDGFCVNRQRVAVPLSISGGQIAVLERSEPGRLPETAFPTIQNSVNVADFSWDPFDTHRLAVAGDDAKIRVWRVPKGGLKETITEPELILQGHTEKIYSIKFHPLASGILVSSSYDFTVRLWNLESGEQVKVLTGHEDQVFGMAWSPDGKLLATVCKDGKVRIYDPRKSTAPLQEGPGPEGHRGARVVWVCDGKYLLVSGFDSRSERGLYLYPSDSVASGPLASTSVNVSPSTLIPFYDPDTSVAFLTGKGDTRVYIYELVPEEPYFIECSSFNSPEPHKGMVFLPKTECNVRDVEIAVGLMLTKTTIEPVAFRVPRVKKEFFQDDVYIDTVVWWEPALTASAWLSGSNGQHKKMSLKPKDMTPVSEAPKEAPVRKYLPSSVYLEEKTDEQKKEELLSAMVAKLGNLDDPLPQEAFEGVDEDEWDD